Proteins encoded together in one Peribacillus asahii window:
- a CDS encoding (2Fe-2S)-binding protein, with the protein MIKFTLNGRTVETDAPATARLLDLLRDEFELIGTKEGCGEGECGACSVFVNNLLQNSCLIPIGSIAGADIQTIEGIIETEQFKILDESYSIAGGVQCGYCIPGMIMASAALLSKNPHPSEAEIREGISGNLCRCTGYNMIVEAINLAAKKGDGLW; encoded by the coding sequence TTGATTAAATTCACACTAAATGGAAGAACGGTAGAAACTGACGCCCCTGCTACAGCAAGATTACTAGATTTATTAAGAGATGAGTTTGAGTTAATCGGAACAAAGGAAGGCTGTGGTGAAGGGGAGTGCGGAGCCTGCAGTGTTTTTGTGAATAACCTCCTGCAAAACAGCTGCCTTATTCCAATTGGCTCGATTGCTGGTGCCGATATTCAAACGATCGAAGGCATCATTGAAACGGAACAATTTAAAATTTTAGATGAGAGCTATTCCATCGCCGGGGGAGTGCAATGCGGCTATTGCATTCCGGGGATGATTATGGCAAGTGCAGCTTTGTTATCTAAAAATCCTCATCCTTCAGAGGCTGAAATTCGTGAAGGCATCTCCGGAAATCTGTGCCGATGTACGGGCTACAATATGATTGTTGAAGCGATTAACCTAGCAGCTAAAAAAGGTGATGGCTTATGGTAG